The following coding sequences lie in one Pseudomonas monsensis genomic window:
- a CDS encoding PilZ domain-containing protein → MGRFIPHPDEVPVELTLLKPECISRQQLHTISLGGIACNYHRAWRHGTALQVRMPTLNADICYPGYVAWCLRRKKGYLVGIAFTDEQTLFSARMGEQVCQIERFCRMNDAHEDLQDIQALALQWVEQHADEFSHDSVRKAFAQPVPD, encoded by the coding sequence ATGGGACGTTTCATTCCTCATCCGGACGAGGTGCCGGTTGAATTAACCTTGCTCAAGCCTGAGTGTATTTCCAGGCAACAGCTGCACACTATCAGCCTCGGCGGCATCGCTTGCAATTACCACCGCGCCTGGCGCCACGGCACGGCGCTGCAAGTGCGCATGCCGACGCTCAATGCCGATATCTGCTATCCGGGCTACGTGGCGTGGTGTCTGCGGCGCAAAAAAGGTTATCTGGTGGGGATCGCCTTCACTGACGAACAGACGCTGTTCAGCGCAAGAATGGGTGAGCAAGTGTGTCAGATCGAGCGTTTCTGCCGCATGAACGACGCCCACGAAGATCTGCAGGATATTCAGGCACTGGCCCTGCAATGGGTCGAACAGCATGCCGACGAGTTCTCCCACGACAGCGTGCGCAAGGCTTTCGCCCAGCCTGTGCCGGACTGA
- a CDS encoding arylesterase, whose product MRVWFLSAGLALTCMAQNAAAGTVLIVGDSISAGFGLDTRLGWVSLLEQRLKQEGFDDKVVNASISGDTSAGGQARLPALLAEHKPELVILELGGNDGLRGMPPTQLQQNLAAMIDSSRQSGAKVLLLGMQLPPNYGKRYTDAFAEVYGKLADEKKIPLVPFFLDGVGGHPDLMQADGLHPAAGAQGKLLENVWPTLKPLL is encoded by the coding sequence ATGCGTGTGTGGTTTTTGAGTGCTGGCCTGGCCCTGACGTGCATGGCCCAGAACGCAGCGGCGGGTACTGTCCTGATCGTTGGCGATAGTATCAGCGCCGGTTTCGGACTGGATACCCGGTTGGGGTGGGTATCGCTGCTCGAGCAACGGCTCAAACAGGAGGGTTTCGACGATAAAGTCGTTAACGCCTCCATCAGCGGCGACACCAGTGCCGGAGGCCAGGCACGGCTGCCGGCGCTGCTTGCAGAGCATAAGCCGGAACTGGTGATCCTCGAGTTAGGCGGCAACGATGGCCTGCGCGGAATGCCGCCAACGCAATTGCAACAAAACCTTGCGGCGATGATCGACAGCTCGCGCCAGAGTGGCGCCAAGGTGCTGTTGCTCGGCATGCAGCTGCCTCCCAACTACGGCAAGCGCTACACCGATGCCTTTGCCGAGGTTTACGGCAAACTCGCCGACGAGAAGAAGATCCCGCTGGTACCGTTTTTCCTCGACGGCGTCGGCGGTCATCCGGACCTGATGCAGGCCGATGGTCTGCACCCGGCAGCCGGGGCTCAGGGCAAGTTGCTGGAAAATGTCTGGCCGACGCTAAAACCGCTGTTATGA
- the greB gene encoding transcription elongation factor GreB encodes MSRYRPPRTAGTALITPEGEARMRAEFHELWHVRRPQVTQSVSEAAAQGDRSENAEYTYGKKMLREIDSRVRFLTKRLEALKVVSEKPSDPNKVYFGAWVTIEDEDGKQSRYRIVGPDELDLKLGLISIDSPLARALIGKALDAEVRVQTPTGEQFVYVVAIDYP; translated from the coding sequence ATGAGCCGTTATCGCCCTCCCCGCACCGCCGGCACCGCGCTGATCACCCCTGAAGGTGAAGCGCGGATGCGCGCCGAATTTCATGAGTTGTGGCATGTGCGCCGCCCGCAGGTGACGCAATCGGTCAGTGAGGCGGCGGCACAGGGTGATCGCTCGGAAAACGCCGAGTACACCTACGGCAAGAAGATGCTGCGCGAGATCGACAGTCGCGTGCGTTTTCTCACCAAGCGCCTGGAAGCCTTGAAGGTCGTCAGCGAAAAACCCAGCGATCCGAACAAGGTCTATTTCGGCGCCTGGGTCACCATCGAAGACGAAGACGGCAAGCAGTCGCGCTACCGCATCGTCGGTCCGGATGAACTGGATCTGAAGCTGGGTTTGATAAGCATCGACTCACCGCTGGCCCGCGCCTTGATCGGCAAGGCGCTGGACGCCGAAGTGCGGGTGCAGACGCCGACTGGCGAGCAATTCGTCTATGTCGTGGCGATCGACTACCCGTAA
- a CDS encoding L,D-transpeptidase family protein, with product MLPRFPAVTRCLSLAALCVAGPVAALEFPLPPPGEDIIGQVQVIKAKYEDTFADLGTKYDLGYSEMVAANPGVDAWLPGAGTEIVLPTRFILPPGPREGIVINLAEYRLYYYPKGRNVVYTFPLGIGREGWGSPIAHTSITAKTPNPTWTPPASIKAEHAADGDPLPNVVPAGPDNPLGPFKFTLGTPGYLIHGSNKKFGIGMRTSHGCFRMFNNNVLEMASMVPVGTSVRILNDAYKFGRSGGKVYLEAHTPIDDKGNPSVVDKHTAVINAMLKRDDITNNLRMNWDVVRDVVAAEDGLPTEIGTPNTSAPIVSSAPIDLQQ from the coding sequence ATGTTGCCGCGCTTTCCTGCCGTCACCCGCTGCCTGTCACTTGCCGCCCTGTGTGTGGCCGGTCCCGTTGCTGCATTGGAGTTTCCCCTGCCACCCCCCGGTGAAGACATCATCGGTCAGGTCCAGGTGATCAAAGCCAAGTACGAAGACACCTTCGCTGACCTGGGAACCAAATACGATCTGGGTTATTCGGAAATGGTCGCCGCCAACCCGGGCGTCGATGCGTGGTTGCCGGGCGCCGGTACCGAAATCGTCCTGCCGACGCGCTTCATCCTGCCGCCGGGGCCGCGCGAGGGCATCGTGATCAACCTCGCCGAATACCGCCTCTATTACTACCCGAAAGGCCGCAACGTGGTGTACACCTTCCCGTTGGGTATCGGTCGTGAAGGCTGGGGTTCGCCAATCGCGCACACCTCCATCACTGCGAAGACGCCGAACCCGACCTGGACGCCTCCGGCCTCGATCAAGGCCGAGCACGCCGCTGACGGCGATCCGTTGCCGAACGTGGTGCCGGCCGGCCCGGACAACCCGCTGGGGCCGTTCAAGTTCACCCTCGGCACGCCGGGCTACCTGATCCACGGTTCGAACAAGAAGTTCGGTATCGGCATGCGCACCAGTCACGGCTGCTTCCGCATGTTCAACAACAACGTGCTGGAGATGGCCAGCATGGTGCCGGTCGGTACTTCGGTACGCATCCTCAACGATGCCTACAAGTTCGGTCGCAGTGGCGGCAAGGTCTACCTGGAAGCGCACACGCCGATCGACGACAAGGGCAACCCGTCGGTGGTCGACAAGCACACAGCGGTGATCAACGCGATGCTCAAGCGTGACGACATCACCAACAACCTGCGTATGAACTGGGATGTGGTGCGTGATGTGGTCGCGGCTGAAGATGGCTTGCCAACCGAGATCGGCACGCCGAATACCTCGGCGCCGATTGTCTCGAGCGCGCCGATCGACCTGCAGCAGTAA
- a CDS encoding DoxX family protein — MSSLINKVLFTRAGYGLTILRIAVGVIFAAHGSQKLFGLFGGYGLAGTAQYMDSIGLHPGYLMATLAGGTEFFAGLALIIGLLVRPAALGLTFLSLVAIFTVHISNGLFMANNGYEFALALLGGSLAVLIEGAGKLSVDRAIAG; from the coding sequence ATGAGCTCTCTGATCAACAAAGTTCTGTTCACCCGCGCCGGCTACGGTCTGACCATCCTGCGCATCGCTGTCGGCGTGATCTTCGCGGCTCACGGTTCGCAAAAACTTTTCGGTCTGTTCGGTGGTTACGGTCTGGCGGGCACGGCGCAGTACATGGACAGCATCGGTCTGCACCCGGGTTACCTGATGGCCACACTGGCCGGCGGTACCGAGTTCTTCGCCGGGCTGGCGCTGATCATCGGCCTGCTGGTGCGTCCGGCAGCGCTGGGTCTGACCTTCCTGTCGCTGGTGGCCATCTTCACCGTGCACATCAGCAACGGTCTGTTCATGGCCAACAACGGCTACGAGTTTGCCCTGGCGTTGCTCGGTGGCAGCCTCGCAGTACTGATTGAAGGCGCCGGCAAGCTTTCGGTGGATCGCGCCATCGCCGGTTAA
- a CDS encoding ABC transporter ATP-binding protein, which yields MGASILTAKNLSKVVPSAEGELTILHELSLELNKGDSLAIVGASGSGKSTLLGLLAGLDLPSSGEVILAGQGLSNLDEDQRARIRAEHVGFVFQSFQLLDSLNALENVMLPLELDGRKDARERATELLQRVGLGQRLTHSPRQLSGGEQQRVAIARAFAAEPDVLFADEPTGNLDSHTGERISDLLFELNKERGTTLVLVTHDERLAHRCRRLIRLEAGLLVAPLEP from the coding sequence ATGGGCGCAAGCATTCTCACCGCGAAGAACCTCAGCAAAGTGGTTCCCAGCGCGGAAGGTGAACTGACTATCCTGCACGAACTCAGCCTGGAACTGAACAAGGGCGACAGCCTGGCCATCGTCGGCGCGTCCGGTTCCGGCAAATCCACCCTGCTCGGCCTGCTCGCCGGCCTCGACCTGCCGAGCAGTGGCGAAGTCATTCTCGCCGGCCAGGGCCTGAGCAATCTCGACGAAGACCAGCGCGCGCGCATCCGTGCCGAGCACGTCGGCTTCGTCTTTCAGTCGTTCCAGTTGCTCGACAGCCTCAACGCACTGGAAAACGTCATGCTGCCGCTGGAACTCGATGGCCGCAAAGACGCCCGTGAACGTGCGACCGAATTGCTCCAGCGCGTGGGTCTCGGCCAGCGCCTGACACATTCGCCGCGCCAGCTCTCCGGTGGCGAACAGCAACGTGTAGCCATTGCCCGTGCGTTCGCTGCCGAGCCGGATGTGCTGTTCGCCGACGAACCCACCGGCAACCTCGACAGCCACACCGGCGAGCGCATCAGCGACTTGCTGTTCGAATTGAACAAGGAACGCGGCACCACCCTGGTGCTGGTGACCCATGACGAACGCCTGGCCCATCGCTGCCGGCGTCTGATCCGACTTGAAGCCGGGCTGTTGGTTGCCCCTCTGGAGCCTTGA
- a CDS encoding 3-deoxy-7-phosphoheptulonate synthase, whose translation MADLPINDLNVASNETLITPDQLKRDIPLSDAALRTVTKGREVIRNILDGTDHRLFVVIGPCSIHDIKAAHEYADRLKVLAEEVSDTLYLVMRVYFEKPRTTVGWKGLINDPYLDDSFKIQDGLHIGRQLLLDLAEKGLPTATEALDPISPQYLQDLISWSAIGARTTESQTHREMASGLSSAVGFKNGTDGGLTVAINALQSVSSPHRFLGINQEGGVSIVTTKGNAYGHVVLRGGNGKPNYDSVSVALCEQALDKAKIKPNIMVDCSHANSNKDPALQPLVMENVANQILEGNQSIIGLMVESHLNWGCQAIPKDLADLQYGVSITDACIDWSATENTLRSMHAKLKDVLPKRQRS comes from the coding sequence ATGGCTGATTTACCGATCAACGACCTAAACGTCGCCTCTAACGAGACCCTGATCACTCCCGATCAGCTCAAGCGTGATATTCCTCTGAGCGACGCTGCCCTGCGCACCGTCACCAAGGGCCGCGAAGTCATTCGCAACATTCTTGATGGCACCGATCACCGTCTGTTCGTAGTGATCGGCCCGTGTTCGATCCACGACATCAAGGCCGCCCACGAATACGCCGATCGCCTCAAGGTGCTGGCGGAGGAAGTCTCCGACACCCTGTATCTGGTCATGCGGGTGTACTTCGAGAAGCCGCGCACCACCGTCGGCTGGAAAGGTCTGATCAACGATCCGTACCTGGACGACTCGTTCAAGATTCAGGACGGTCTGCATATCGGTCGCCAGCTGTTGCTGGATCTGGCCGAAAAAGGCCTGCCGACCGCCACCGAAGCCCTCGACCCGATCTCCCCGCAGTACCTGCAGGATCTGATCAGCTGGTCGGCCATCGGCGCGCGCACCACCGAATCCCAGACCCACCGTGAAATGGCTTCCGGCCTGTCTTCGGCCGTTGGCTTCAAGAACGGTACCGATGGCGGCCTGACCGTGGCGATCAACGCGCTGCAGTCGGTGTCCAGCCCGCACCGCTTCCTCGGCATCAACCAGGAAGGTGGCGTGTCGATCGTCACCACCAAGGGCAACGCCTACGGTCACGTGGTGCTGCGCGGTGGTAACGGCAAGCCGAACTACGATTCGGTCAGCGTCGCCCTGTGCGAGCAGGCGCTGGACAAGGCGAAGATCAAGCCGAACATCATGGTCGATTGCAGCCACGCCAACTCCAACAAAGATCCGGCCTTGCAGCCGCTGGTGATGGAAAACGTCGCCAACCAGATCCTGGAAGGCAATCAGTCGATCATCGGCCTGATGGTCGAAAGTCACCTGAACTGGGGTTGCCAGGCGATTCCAAAAGACCTCGCCGACCTGCAATACGGCGTGTCGATCACCGATGCCTGCATCGACTGGTCCGCCACCGAGAACACCCTGCGCAGCATGCACGCCAAGCTCAAGGACGTGTTGCCGAAACGTCAGCGCAGCTGA
- a CDS encoding ABC transporter permease: MARLPLLRLFSLAIRQLLRDARAGELRVLFFALVVAVAASTAIGYFGARLNGAMMLRATEFLGADLVLEGSSPAREEQIRSGTELRLNHAQVVEFSSVIATDNGIQLSSIKAVDRAYPLRGELKSAPAPFAVEASGGEPQPGEAWVEARLLTALDLKIGDSIDVGMKTLKLTRVLTYEPDRAGNFYSLTPRVMINLDDLAATGVVQPGSRVSYRELWRGEPQALETYRQLIKPGLAANQRIQDARDGNRQIGGALGKAERYLNMASLVAVLLAGVAVALSANRFASRRFDASALLRCLGLSRRETMVLFSLQLTALGLLAALSGALLGWLAQLGLFALLHDLLPSDVPPGGVFPAIAGIGTGLVALAGFALPPLAALGRVPPLRVLRRDMLPIPSSTWMVYGAALGALGLIMWRLSLDLLLTFALLGGGVVAAVILGGLLLLLLNSLRRLLARASLPWRLGLGQLLRHPLAAAGQALAFGLILLSMALIALLRGELLDTWQNQLPKNAPNYFALNILPADKQAFTDHLVNVSAQAAPLYPVVPGRLISINDEAVQQIVSKDSAGDRAIQRDLSLTWAADLPAGNKLTAGEWWKDQPGDEIPGVSVEGKVAESLKLKLGDHLVFSVGGVNREAKVTSLREINWDNFQPNFFMIFQPGTLRDLPATYLTSFYLAPGHDQQIIELSRAFPAVTILQVEALLEQLRSILAQVTLAVEYVLLFVLAAGMAVLFSGLQATLDERIRQGALLRALGAERRLLIKARRIEFGLLGAVSGLLAAIGSEVVSLVLYRYAFDLPWHPHPWLLLLPLIGAALIGGAGVFGTRRALNASPLTVLREG; this comes from the coding sequence ATGGCACGTCTGCCGCTGTTGCGCCTGTTCAGCCTCGCCATTCGCCAACTGCTGCGCGATGCCCGCGCCGGGGAGTTGCGCGTGTTGTTCTTCGCACTGGTGGTCGCCGTGGCGGCCAGTACCGCCATCGGCTACTTTGGTGCCCGCCTCAATGGCGCCATGATGCTGCGCGCCACCGAGTTCCTGGGCGCCGACCTGGTGCTGGAAGGCAGCTCGCCGGCACGCGAGGAACAGATCCGCAGCGGCACCGAGCTGCGCTTGAATCACGCGCAGGTGGTGGAGTTTTCCAGCGTCATTGCTACCGACAACGGCATTCAGCTATCGAGCATCAAAGCGGTCGATCGCGCCTATCCCTTGCGCGGTGAACTGAAGAGCGCCCCGGCGCCATTCGCTGTCGAAGCGTCCGGCGGTGAACCGCAACCCGGTGAGGCCTGGGTCGAGGCGCGCCTGCTGACCGCACTGGACCTGAAGATCGGCGACAGCATCGACGTCGGCATGAAGACGTTGAAGCTGACGCGCGTGCTGACCTACGAACCGGACCGCGCCGGCAACTTCTACAGCCTGACGCCACGGGTCATGATCAACCTCGATGATCTCGCCGCCACTGGCGTGGTCCAGCCCGGCAGTCGCGTGAGCTACCGCGAACTCTGGCGCGGTGAACCGCAGGCGCTGGAAACCTATCGGCAATTGATCAAACCGGGGCTGGCGGCGAACCAGCGGATTCAGGATGCCCGTGACGGCAATCGGCAGATTGGCGGCGCGCTGGGCAAAGCCGAGCGTTATCTGAACATGGCCAGTCTGGTGGCGGTGCTGCTGGCCGGGGTGGCCGTGGCGTTGTCGGCGAATCGCTTTGCCAGTCGCCGCTTCGACGCCAGTGCCTTGTTGCGCTGCCTGGGTCTGTCGCGCCGGGAAACCATGGTGTTGTTCAGCCTGCAGCTGACGGCGCTCGGGCTGCTTGCCGCCCTCAGCGGCGCGCTGCTCGGCTGGCTGGCGCAACTGGGTCTGTTCGCGCTGCTGCATGACCTGCTGCCAAGTGATGTGCCACCGGGCGGAGTGTTCCCGGCCATTGCCGGGATCGGCACCGGACTGGTGGCGCTGGCCGGATTCGCCCTGCCACCGCTCGCCGCGTTGGGACGTGTACCGCCGCTGCGCGTACTGCGCCGCGACATGCTGCCGATTCCTTCGAGCACCTGGATGGTTTACGGCGCAGCCCTGGGCGCCCTCGGCCTGATCATGTGGCGCCTGAGCCTGGACCTGCTGCTGACCTTCGCCCTGCTCGGCGGCGGTGTGGTAGCGGCGGTCATTCTGGGTGGATTGCTACTGTTGCTGCTCAACAGTTTGCGCCGCCTGCTGGCCCGCGCCTCCCTGCCGTGGCGCCTGGGCCTTGGCCAGTTGTTGCGTCATCCACTGGCCGCCGCCGGGCAAGCATTGGCGTTCGGTTTGATTCTGTTGTCGATGGCCTTGATCGCCCTGCTGCGTGGTGAACTGCTCGACACCTGGCAGAACCAGTTGCCGAAAAACGCCCCGAACTACTTTGCCCTGAACATCCTGCCGGCGGACAAACAGGCCTTCACCGATCATTTGGTCAACGTGTCCGCGCAAGCAGCGCCCCTGTACCCGGTGGTGCCAGGACGCCTGATCAGCATCAACGACGAAGCAGTGCAGCAGATCGTCAGCAAGGATTCGGCCGGCGACCGCGCCATTCAGCGCGATCTCAGTCTGACGTGGGCCGCCGACCTGCCGGCCGGCAACAAGCTGACCGCCGGGGAATGGTGGAAGGATCAGCCGGGCGACGAGATTCCTGGCGTTTCCGTGGAAGGCAAAGTCGCCGAGAGCCTCAAGCTGAAACTGGGCGATCACCTGGTGTTCAGCGTTGGCGGGGTCAACCGAGAAGCGAAGGTCACCAGCCTGCGTGAAATCAATTGGGACAACTTCCAGCCAAACTTCTTCATGATCTTCCAGCCCGGCACCTTGAGGGATCTGCCGGCGACCTACCTGACCAGTTTCTATCTGGCTCCCGGCCACGATCAGCAGATCATCGAGCTGTCGCGGGCGTTCCCGGCAGTGACCATTCTGCAGGTCGAAGCGCTGCTCGAACAGCTGCGCAGCATCCTCGCCCAGGTCACGCTGGCGGTGGAGTATGTGTTGTTGTTCGTGCTGGCGGCGGGGATGGCGGTGCTGTTTTCCGGATTGCAGGCAACCCTGGACGAACGCATCCGCCAAGGTGCGTTGCTGCGCGCACTCGGCGCGGAACGGCGGTTGCTGATCAAGGCGCGGCGCATCGAGTTCGGTTTGCTCGGCGCCGTGAGCGGCTTGCTGGCGGCCATCGGTTCGGAAGTGGTGAGCCTGGTGCTGTACCGCTACGCCTTCGATCTGCCGTGGCATCCGCACCCGTGGTTGCTGTTATTGCCACTGATTGGCGCGGCCTTGATTGGCGGCGCCGGAGTGTTCGGCACCCGGCGCGCGTTGAACGCGAGCCCACTGACAGTGTTGCGCGAGGGTTGA
- a CDS encoding transglycosylase SLT domain-containing protein, with amino-acid sequence MVRPSMLLLLCGSLLLPMTAVARLPGPLQAVPAAKVRDLSEIRSSRVLRVLVNQSRNSSGEVQGQAIGVEYHRLRAFEQYLNGHARDGQEITLKIIPKAKDQLLGALQRGEGDLVAPGELLELQPGHAVASSEPIASNVPLVLVGIKGERRYTKVEQLSGKTLALPTGSAAGEAVSQLNQKLALHKLAPIKIEWVDPTLAVEDVLEMVQGGIFHLTIVEQPIAERWGKILPKLRFDRQLMISEPGEEYWFVRRDASMLRASVDRFLSGYKKPSNEDAAFLRIYRRLYQVHYPLARADRQRLEKLRPTLQKHAQAQNMDWLNLAALAFKESALQPSARSGSGPTGLMQITPSAAQRVGVNNIQNLDANVQAGAKYLAMIRRKFFNSPKLNERERMAFTLAAYNIGPERVQGMRAEARRRGLNPNQWFFQVERIAMEQVGMGPVSYVNSVNKYYLAFDRERESLEPGAQKIVSRK; translated from the coding sequence ATGGTTCGTCCCTCGATGTTGCTCCTGTTGTGTGGTTCGCTGCTGCTGCCGATGACGGCGGTTGCGCGCCTGCCCGGGCCGCTGCAAGCCGTACCGGCGGCCAAGGTGCGTGACTTGTCCGAGATTCGCAGCAGCCGCGTCTTGCGCGTGCTGGTCAACCAGAGCCGCAACAGCTCCGGTGAAGTTCAAGGGCAGGCCATCGGTGTCGAATACCATCGCCTGCGCGCCTTCGAGCAATACCTCAATGGCCACGCCCGTGACGGCCAGGAAATCACCCTCAAGATCATTCCCAAGGCCAAGGATCAGCTGCTGGGCGCGTTGCAGCGCGGCGAGGGTGATCTGGTCGCACCGGGCGAGTTGCTTGAACTGCAACCGGGCCATGCGGTGGCCAGCAGTGAGCCGATCGCCAGCAACGTGCCACTGGTGCTGGTCGGGATCAAGGGCGAGCGGCGTTACACCAAGGTCGAACAGCTCTCCGGCAAGACCCTGGCGTTGCCGACCGGCAGTGCGGCGGGGGAGGCGGTCAGTCAGCTCAATCAGAAACTGGCGCTGCACAAACTGGCGCCAATCAAGATCGAATGGGTCGACCCGACGCTGGCGGTCGAAGATGTGCTGGAGATGGTGCAGGGCGGCATCTTCCACCTGACCATTGTCGAGCAACCGATTGCCGAGCGTTGGGGCAAAATCTTGCCGAAGCTGCGTTTCGACCGGCAACTGATGATCAGCGAGCCGGGAGAGGAATACTGGTTCGTGCGTCGCGATGCTTCGATGCTACGGGCGAGCGTTGATCGTTTCCTCAGCGGTTACAAAAAACCGTCGAACGAAGATGCGGCGTTTCTGCGTATCTATCGGCGGCTTTACCAGGTTCACTATCCACTGGCCAGGGCTGATCGCCAGCGCCTGGAAAAACTGCGCCCGACCCTGCAAAAACATGCCCAGGCGCAGAACATGGACTGGTTGAACCTTGCCGCGCTGGCGTTCAAGGAATCGGCGCTGCAACCCAGCGCCCGCAGCGGCAGCGGCCCGACCGGGTTGATGCAAATCACGCCGTCCGCCGCCCAGCGTGTGGGTGTCAACAATATCCAGAATCTCGATGCCAACGTGCAGGCCGGCGCCAAGTACCTGGCGATGATCCGTCGCAAGTTCTTCAACAGCCCCAAGCTCAATGAGCGCGAGCGCATGGCCTTCACCCTGGCGGCCTACAACATCGGTCCCGAACGTGTGCAGGGCATGCGCGCTGAAGCCCGGCGGCGTGGGCTGAACCCCAATCAGTGGTTTTTCCAGGTCGAACGCATCGCCATGGAGCAAGTAGGAATGGGGCCTGTCAGCTATGTTAATAGCGTGAACAAGTATTACTTGGCGTTCGACCGGGAGCGGGAGTCGTTGGAGCCCGGGGCGCAAAAAATCGTCTCACGGAAATGA
- a CDS encoding GNAT family N-acetyltransferase, which translates to MSEALSIHHDQAGHQFETNVDGHRAYLTYMDLGKQTLDIYRTFVPNALRGRGIAAALTESALQYAEEMGYTVIPSCSYVERYMERHQRRAAKI; encoded by the coding sequence ATGAGCGAGGCGTTGTCCATCCACCATGACCAGGCTGGTCATCAGTTCGAGACCAATGTGGACGGTCATCGTGCCTACCTGACATACATGGATCTGGGGAAACAGACCCTGGATATCTATCGCACGTTCGTGCCCAATGCCTTGCGTGGTCGTGGCATTGCCGCAGCGCTGACGGAAAGCGCGCTGCAGTACGCCGAAGAAATGGGCTACACGGTGATTCCGTCGTGCTCCTACGTCGAGCGCTACATGGAACGTCATCAGCGCCGCGCCGCGAAGATCTAA
- a CDS encoding class I SAM-dependent methyltransferase — translation MNALRPPARPAPITAHITQRNPKILLGGKHQPTLLRYLDGWPRRSGGPAAFLIQFVEDGESLARFASDSFDLAVIQAPSAADAAEMIKQLTRVARQGLITRG, via the coding sequence ATGAATGCACTACGCCCTCCAGCACGTCCAGCGCCGATCACCGCGCATATCACCCAGCGCAACCCGAAAATCCTGCTTGGTGGCAAACATCAGCCGACGCTGTTGCGTTATCTCGATGGCTGGCCACGTCGCAGCGGCGGTCCTGCCGCGTTCCTGATCCAGTTTGTCGAAGACGGCGAGTCACTGGCACGCTTTGCCAGCGACAGTTTCGACCTGGCCGTGATTCAGGCGCCCAGCGCGGCAGATGCTGCGGAAATGATCAAACAGCTGACCCGTGTTGCGCGGCAGGGACTGATCACCCGGGGTTGA
- a CDS encoding thioredoxin family protein, translating into MSTDSLCRPFDIVSPSIVVESELTDFDADQRLLAMSGVSLVIFTSVGCASCRFAREVLPGMALAVDRLCWIDAGANGGLVERYQVFHLPALFVVRDGEFFGALHTRLTADALNGALVQALGRIAEELP; encoded by the coding sequence ATGAGCACAGACTCCCTGTGTCGGCCATTTGACATTGTTTCCCCCAGTATAGTGGTCGAATCCGAGCTGACCGATTTCGACGCCGACCAGCGGCTGCTGGCAATGAGCGGCGTTTCCTTGGTGATTTTCACCAGTGTCGGCTGTGCCAGTTGCCGTTTCGCCCGCGAAGTGTTGCCGGGAATGGCGCTGGCGGTGGATCGCTTGTGCTGGATCGATGCCGGCGCCAACGGCGGGTTGGTCGAGCGTTATCAGGTCTTTCATTTGCCGGCGTTGTTTGTGGTGCGCGACGGCGAGTTCTTTGGAGCATTGCACACGCGCCTGACGGCCGATGCTCTCAACGGGGCATTGGTGCAGGCACTGGGTCGAATTGCAGAGGAGTTGCCATGA
- the oprI gene encoding outer membrane lipoprotei OprI yields MNNVLKFSALALAAVLATGCSSASKETEARLTATEDAAARAQARADEAYRKADEALAAAQKAQQTADEANERALRMLDKASRK; encoded by the coding sequence ATGAACAACGTTCTGAAATTCTCTGCTCTGGCTCTGGCCGCAGTTCTGGCTACCGGTTGCAGCAGCGCATCGAAAGAAACCGAAGCACGTCTGACCGCTACTGAAGACGCAGCTGCTCGCGCCCAGGCTCGTGCAGACGAAGCATACCGTAAAGCTGATGAAGCTCTGGCTGCTGCTCAAAAAGCACAACAGACTGCTGACGAAGCTAACGAGCGTGCTCTGCGTATGCTGGACAAAGCTAGCCGCAAGTAA